Proteins from a single region of Parambassis ranga chromosome 18, fParRan2.1, whole genome shotgun sequence:
- the LOC114451250 gene encoding semaphorin-3D-like, which translates to MEEETLTVASAMYGMECLWCPVVYGVEGNATFLECVPRTAQAELRWAVQPSDGQQETRGSRELPQSDERSLHLKRGLLIQHLEPADAGLYICTGHEHSYSQVLARYRIHIIPNHNLHPARLPQHPAGRKAPAGAGMTGFLGQSGPAHPSLLGHRNSWQQLPLRSYKDLHMVEGNGLSVDEYCEQLWYREKRRQQKLRTLKLKHESRKARVRRNNPPEEVPL; encoded by the exons ATGGAAGAGGAAACACTGACTGTAGCTAGCGCCATGTACGGAATGGAGTGTTTGTGGTGTCCT GTGGTGTACGGCGTGGAGGGAAACGCCACCTTCCTGGAGTGTGTTCCTCGCACGGCGCAGGCTGAGCTCCGGTGGGCGGTGCAGCCCTCAGACGGGCAGCAGGAGACACGCGGCAGCAGAGAG CTCCCTCAGAGCGACGAGCGCTCCCTCCACTTGAAGCGGGGTCTGCTGATCCAGCACCTGGAGCCAGCTGACGCAGGTCTCTACATCTGCACCGGGCACGAGCACTCCTACAGCCAGGTCCTGGCTCGATACCGCATCCACATCATCCCCAACCACAACCTCCACCCGGCCCGGCTCCCGCAGCACCCTGCAGGGAGGAAGGCCCCGGCAGGAGCAGGGATGACTGGGTTCCTGGGCCAGTCGGGCCCTGCTCATCCTTCTCTGCTGGGACACAGGAACTCGTGGCAGCAGCTGCCTCTGAGGAGCTACAAAGACCTGCACATGGTGGAGGGCAACGGCCTGAGCGTGGACGAGTACTGCGAGCAGCTGTGGTACCGCGAGAAGCGCCGGCAGCAGAAACTTCGCACTCTGAAGCTGAAACACGAGAGCAGGAAAGCCCGAGTGAGGAGAAACAACCCTCCTGAGGAGGTCCCCCTCTAG